Proteins found in one Hypericibacter terrae genomic segment:
- a CDS encoding DUF4265 domain-containing protein — MLLVSRNGGAWSLLCGHGHDDIMLGAKVVGIGHILDRDPTILPLLDLPAGWEAERETPTGDWVRRPPPESESLPPEAVAVNESVKIRFTLEKDEDGYPPFTSERLWARKLGEDLYEIDNIPFFVRDLSLGDRVSAEAAEAGVFVFRGMGERSSNSTIRVFVIREEVRPTLFGEIEKSGAEYELGAVPDMVAINIPVNSDVAGLLRYLDQASREKSLEYEEAAPRYALPVN; from the coding sequence CACGACGATATTATGCTCGGCGCGAAAGTCGTTGGCATCGGCCATATCCTGGATCGCGATCCGACGATCCTGCCGCTGCTGGACCTCCCGGCGGGTTGGGAGGCCGAGCGCGAGACACCGACGGGAGATTGGGTTCGACGACCGCCGCCGGAGTCGGAATCGCTGCCGCCCGAGGCGGTGGCGGTGAATGAATCGGTCAAGATCCGGTTCACTCTCGAAAAGGACGAGGACGGCTATCCGCCCTTCACCTCCGAGAGACTCTGGGCCCGCAAGCTCGGTGAAGATCTCTATGAGATCGACAACATCCCCTTTTTCGTGCGCGACCTCAGCCTGGGGGACAGGGTTTCCGCTGAAGCCGCAGAGGCGGGAGTTTTCGTCTTTCGGGGAATGGGCGAGCGCTCCTCGAATAGTACCATCCGCGTCTTCGTCATTCGCGAAGAGGTCCGGCCGACGCTCTTCGGCGAGATCGAGAAATCCGGGGCCGAGTACGAGCTCGGCGCGGTCCCGGACATGGTCGCCATCAATATCCCCGTCAATTCCGACGTTGCGGGGCTGCTGCGCTATCTCGACCAAGCGTCGCGGGAGAAATCGTTGGAGTACGAAGAAGCGGCGCCGAGATACGCCCTGCCGGTCAATTGA
- the ychF gene encoding redox-regulated ATPase YchF, with protein MGFTCGIVGLPNVGKSTLFNALTATQAAEAANYPFCTIEPNVGRVSVPDPRLEVLAKIAGSGKIIPTQLEFVDIAGLVKGASKGEGLGNQFLGNIRQVDAIVHVLRCFEGEVTHVEGSVDPIRDAEIVETELMLADLESLEKRYDSALKKAKGGDKEAKALVDAAEPALVALRAGKPARTATIAKEHETTFKQLQLLTSKPVLYVCNVDEGSAAEGNAFSAKVAAMAKSVGAETVVISAAIEAEVAQLEPSEKQEFLASLGLTEPGLARVIRAGYKLLDLLTFFTVGPKEARAWTVYRGAKAPQAAGVIHTDFERGFIRGETIAYDDYVACNGEQGAKEKGLMRAEGKDYVVKDGDIFHFRFNV; from the coding sequence ATGGGCTTTACCTGCGGCATCGTCGGCCTGCCCAATGTCGGCAAATCGACGCTCTTCAACGCGCTGACCGCGACCCAGGCCGCGGAAGCCGCGAACTATCCCTTCTGCACGATCGAGCCCAATGTCGGCCGCGTCTCGGTCCCCGACCCGCGCCTCGAGGTGCTGGCGAAGATCGCGGGCTCGGGCAAGATCATTCCGACCCAGCTCGAGTTCGTCGACATCGCCGGCCTGGTGAAGGGGGCGAGCAAGGGCGAAGGGCTGGGCAACCAGTTCCTCGGCAATATCCGCCAGGTCGACGCGATCGTGCATGTGCTGCGCTGCTTCGAAGGCGAGGTGACGCATGTCGAGGGCAGTGTCGATCCGATCCGCGACGCCGAGATCGTCGAGACCGAGCTGATGCTGGCCGACCTGGAAAGCCTGGAGAAGCGCTATGACAGCGCCCTCAAGAAGGCCAAGGGCGGCGACAAGGAAGCCAAAGCGTTGGTCGACGCGGCCGAGCCTGCCCTCGTCGCCTTGCGCGCCGGCAAGCCCGCCCGCACGGCGACGATCGCCAAGGAGCATGAAACCACCTTCAAGCAGTTGCAGCTCCTGACCTCGAAGCCGGTTCTCTATGTCTGCAATGTCGACGAGGGCTCTGCCGCAGAAGGCAATGCCTTCTCGGCCAAGGTCGCCGCGATGGCCAAATCCGTGGGCGCCGAGACGGTGGTGATCTCGGCCGCGATCGAAGCCGAGGTGGCGCAACTCGAGCCTTCGGAGAAGCAGGAGTTCCTGGCGAGCCTCGGCCTGACCGAGCCCGGCCTCGCCCGTGTCATCCGCGCCGGTTACAAGCTCCTCGACCTCCTCACCTTCTTCACGGTGGGACCGAAGGAAGCGCGGGCCTGGACGGTCTATCGCGGCGCGAAGGCGCCCCAGGCCGCCGGCGTCATCCATACCGATTTCGAGCGCGGCTTCATCCGCGGCGAGACCATCGCCTATGACGATTACGTCGCCTGCAACGGCGAGCAAGGCGCGAAGGAAAAAGGCCTGATGCGCGCGGAAGGCAAGGACTATGTCGTCAAGGACGGCGACATCTTCCACTTCCGGTTCAACGTCTAG
- the pth gene encoding aminoacyl-tRNA hydrolase: MRLLVGLGNPGPSYAANRHNIGFMAVAAISHRHGFSAPKSRFDGSFQEGEIAGERVLALRPLTYMNDSGRSVAAASGFFKIDPADILVFHDEIELVFGKIRVKRGGGAAGHNGLRSIDGAIGPDYWRVRMGVDHPGHPDLVRRHVLSDFSAEERPVVEKFCFAVADAMPLLLRDLAKGEPNNFLNKVNVTLNPPVRRPPKEKKAKDGEAEKDEKDTDGKTS, translated from the coding sequence ATGCGATTGCTGGTCGGGCTCGGCAATCCGGGCCCCTCTTACGCCGCGAACCGGCACAATATCGGCTTCATGGCGGTGGCTGCGATCAGCCACCGCCATGGCTTCTCGGCGCCGAAGAGCCGGTTCGACGGATCCTTCCAGGAAGGGGAGATCGCCGGCGAGCGGGTGCTGGCCTTGCGTCCCCTCACCTACATGAACGATTCCGGCCGCTCGGTCGCGGCGGCCTCCGGCTTCTTCAAGATCGATCCGGCGGACATCCTCGTCTTCCATGACGAGATCGAGCTGGTGTTCGGCAAGATCCGGGTGAAGCGCGGCGGCGGTGCCGCCGGCCATAACGGCCTGCGGTCGATCGACGGCGCGATCGGACCGGATTATTGGCGGGTGCGCATGGGCGTGGACCATCCGGGCCATCCCGATCTGGTGCGCCGCCATGTGCTGTCGGATTTCTCGGCCGAGGAGCGGCCGGTGGTGGAGAAGTTCTGTTTCGCCGTCGCCGACGCCATGCCGCTGTTGCTGCGTGACCTGGCGAAGGGCGAACCGAACAACTTCCTGAACAAGGTGAACGTCACGCTGAACCCGCCGGTCCGCCGCCCGCCGAAAGAGAAGAAGGCGAAGGACGGAGAGGCGGAGAAAGACGAGAAGGACACGGACGGCAAGACGTCGTAA
- a CDS encoding 50S ribosomal protein L25/general stress protein Ctc: MTDVHTLRVEARERAGKGAARATRRDGRVPAVIYGNKETPQLVSIAPLDLSRELQKKAFYATLFDLELNSKKIRVLPRDVQFDPVTDRPLHADFLRVGAGTKVRVQIPVKFKNETTAPGIKRGGVLNIVRHEIEFICDADNIPPYIEVDMDGLDIGDSVHISMVKLPAGIRPTITERDFTVASIAAPTAQKIEAQEAAAAAAAAAAAPVVAEGAAPAAGAGAGAAPGTAGPAAGAKPAAGAAPAAGAKPAAGAKPAAAAKPAGGDKKK, translated from the coding sequence ATGACCGACGTACATACCCTTCGCGTTGAAGCGAGGGAGCGGGCCGGAAAGGGGGCCGCCCGCGCCACCCGGCGTGATGGCCGGGTGCCTGCCGTGATCTACGGCAATAAGGAAACCCCGCAACTGGTGAGCATCGCCCCGCTCGACCTCTCGCGCGAGCTGCAGAAGAAGGCGTTCTACGCGACGCTGTTCGATCTGGAGCTCAACTCGAAGAAGATCCGCGTGCTGCCGCGCGACGTGCAGTTCGATCCCGTGACGGACCGTCCGCTCCATGCGGACTTCCTGCGGGTCGGCGCCGGCACCAAGGTGCGCGTGCAGATCCCGGTGAAGTTCAAGAACGAGACCACCGCTCCGGGCATCAAGCGCGGCGGCGTGCTGAACATCGTCCGGCACGAGATCGAGTTCATCTGCGACGCGGACAACATCCCGCCCTATATCGAGGTCGATATGGACGGTCTCGACATCGGCGACTCCGTGCATATCAGCATGGTGAAGCTGCCGGCGGGCATCCGTCCGACCATCACCGAGCGCGACTTCACGGTCGCTTCGATCGCGGCGCCGACGGCGCAGAAGATCGAGGCCCAGGAAGCCGCAGCGGCGGCAGCGGCAGCGGCGGCGGCTCCGGTCGTGGCCGAAGGTGCGGCTCCGGCGGCGGGTGCTGGTGCGGGTGCGGCGCCCGGTACGGCCGGTCCGGCCGCGGGCGCGAAGCCCGCAGCGGGTGCGGCTCCGGCGGCCGGTGCCAAGCCGGCGGCGGGTGCCAAACCGGCAGCGGCTGCGAAGCCGGCTGGCGGCGACAAGAAGAAGTAA
- a CDS encoding ribose-phosphate pyrophosphokinase: MKILTGNSNRPLAEAISAYLNLPLTQAAVRRFSDMEVFVEIHENVRGEDVFVVQSTSFPANDNLMELLVTLDALRRGSARRVTAVIPYYGYARQDRKSGPRTPISAKLVANLITVAGADRVLTLDLHAGQIQGFFDIPTDNLFAAPVLVKDIEQNFGRGNITIVSPDVGGVVRARAYAKRLDADLAIIDKRREKAGVSEVMNIIGDVDGKRCVLVDDIVDSAGTLCNAAVALKEAGAVSVSAYVTHGVLSGGAVARVSAAPIDRLVITDSIMATEAVRVSQNVRQVTIAPLIAEAMRRISEERSVSTLFD; encoded by the coding sequence ATGAAGATTCTGACCGGCAACAGCAATCGGCCGCTGGCCGAAGCGATCTCGGCCTATCTCAATCTTCCGCTCACCCAGGCGGCGGTGCGCCGCTTCTCGGATATGGAAGTCTTCGTCGAGATCCATGAGAACGTCCGCGGCGAGGACGTGTTCGTGGTGCAGTCGACCTCCTTCCCCGCCAACGACAATCTGATGGAGCTGCTGGTCACGCTCGATGCCTTGCGCCGCGGGTCGGCGCGCCGCGTGACCGCCGTCATCCCCTATTACGGCTATGCCCGCCAGGACCGGAAGTCCGGCCCGCGCACGCCGATCTCGGCCAAGCTGGTGGCGAATCTGATCACGGTCGCGGGCGCCGACCGCGTCCTGACCCTCGACCTCCATGCCGGCCAGATCCAGGGCTTCTTCGACATCCCGACCGACAACCTCTTCGCGGCACCGGTCCTGGTGAAGGATATCGAGCAGAATTTCGGCCGCGGCAACATCACCATCGTCTCGCCCGACGTCGGCGGGGTGGTGCGCGCGCGCGCCTATGCCAAGCGGCTCGACGCGGATCTCGCCATCATCGACAAGCGGCGCGAGAAGGCCGGCGTGTCGGAAGTGATGAACATCATCGGCGATGTCGACGGCAAGCGCTGCGTGCTGGTGGACGACATCGTCGATTCGGCCGGCACCCTCTGCAACGCCGCGGTGGCGCTGAAGGAAGCGGGCGCCGTCTCGGTCAGCGCCTATGTCACCCATGGCGTGCTTTCGGGCGGCGCCGTGGCCCGCGTCTCGGCGGCACCCATCGACCGTCTGGTCATCACCGACAGCATCATGGCGACGGAGGCCGTGCGCGTGTCGCAGAACGTGCGTCAGGTCACGATCGCGCCGCTCATCGCCGAGGCGATGCGCCGGATCAGCGAGGAGCGCTCGGTCTCGACGCTGTTCGATTGA